A region from the Triticum urartu cultivar G1812 chromosome 1, Tu2.1, whole genome shotgun sequence genome encodes:
- the LOC125515853 gene encoding uncharacterized protein LOC125515853, whose amino-acid sequence MKRRILNLGLYDGLRHLYSLRRLGLLKINFFHPTAEQVAAHGKVLPTVLTPAEANTTRTSSTNLAAAEAAAPKIDLPKTELVIRPPQLDYYMLNHHTVHFLPTASESKVVLVDRGNRMLRFDVVDGTRCIDTLPWLHGPKVMPMSISVPPTDVHLYDGEHTGDLYIIDGLLYPHMAEERPQFEALVWRGIRPTHHSFWHCDILPLPPWITHHKRAFVHGHALVGDTICFSISGTEDASTSNSAGIEGAGTYCFHIATREWSKAGDWLMPFHGKADYVPELGLWFGISSQGNLPCAADLSGVVTGEEPSPDKMRIWARDDLPEEWQPDILFRSKVASLGSGRFILMDMLDTIAPASGKEFTLFTGMELAFSNGSKGNESGHHNSRGNESSSSGDENGAKGKGTMCGLRMIKHKSGRYMLKRKLEIKAVF is encoded by the coding sequence ATGAAGCGGCGGATCCTGAACCTTGGGTTGTATGACGGCCTCAGGCACTTGTATTCGCTCCGGCGCTTGGGCCTCCTCAAGATTAATTTTTTTCACCCCACGGCGGAACAAGTTGCCGCGCATGGCAAGGTGTTGCCAACAGTACTGACGCCCGCCGAGGCCAACACGACAAGGACCTCCAGCACTAatctggcggcggcggaggcggcggcgcccAAGATTGATCTGCCAAAAACCGAGCTGGTCATAAGGCCGCCGCAGCTCGACTACTACATGTTGAACCATCACACCGTTCATTTCTTGCCCACCGCCTCGGAGAGCAAGGTCGTCTTGGTCGACCGCGGGAACCGCATGCTGCGCTTCGACGTCGTCGATGGCACCCGCTGCATCGATACGCTGCCATGGCTCCACGGACCCAAGGTGATGCCCATGTCCATCTCCGTCCCTCCAACGGATGTACACCTCTATGACGGCGAACACACCGGCGATCTCTACATCATCGATGGCCTCCTCTACCCGCACATGGCGGAGGAGCGGCCGCAGTTCGAGGCCCTGGTGTGGAGGGGGATCCGCCCGACCCATCACAGCTTCTGGCACTGCGACATCCTCCCACTGCCGCCGTGGATCACCCACCACAAGCGCGCCTTCGTCCACGGCCATGCCCTCGTCGGCGACACCATCTGCTTCTCCATCTCTGGCACTGAGGATGCCAGCACCTCCAACTCTGCAGGCATCGAGGGTGCCGGCACCTACTGCTTCCACATTGCGACTCGTGAGTGGAGCAAAGCTGGCGACTGGCTCATGCCCTTCCATGGCAAGGCGGATTACGTCCCTGAGCTTGGCCTCTGGTTTGGCATCTCTTCGCAAGGCAACCTCCCCTGCGCTGCTGACCTCTCGGGCGTTGTCACAGGGGAGGAGCCGTCGCCGGACAAGATGCGGATCTGGGCTCGTGATGACCTGCCAGAGGAGTGGCAGCCTGACATTTTGTTCAGGTCCAAGGTAGCGAGTCTCGGTTCTGGCAGGTTCATCCTCATGGACATGTTGGATACCATTGCACCTGCATCTGGCAAGGAATTTACCCTCTTCACTGGTATGGAGCTAGCGTTCAGCAATGGCAGCAAAGGCAACGAGAGTGGCCACCACAATAGTAGAGGCAACGAGAGCAGTAGCTCTGGTGACGAGAATGGCGCCAAAGGCAAAGGGACAATGTGTGGCCTCCGTATGATCAAGCACAAATCCGGTCGTTACATGTTGAAGAGGAAATTGGAGATCAAGGCGGTGTTCTGA